One segment of Pseudomonas sp. FP2196 DNA contains the following:
- a CDS encoding electron transfer flavoprotein subunit beta — protein sequence MTTNVISLVSIGAHPTSGRPRRAEQDARAVELGLQLAGDNLQVLHAGDVAEPALRAYLGMGLEQMHVLEQPAGADALPALTAYLRDAGAQVVLTGSQAETGEGSGMLPFLLAEGLGWPLVVGLAQVESINDGSALVLQALPRGQRRRLKVKLPFLATVDNAAPKPRQSAYGPARRGVLNAEDVQVLDDELLAVATLQPAKPRPKRLKVIKAKSGADRMKAATAKASGGGGQVLKGVTAQAGAEAILKLLIEEGVVR from the coding sequence ATGACGACGAATGTAATTAGCTTGGTATCCATCGGCGCCCATCCGACATCTGGTCGGCCACGCCGCGCGGAGCAGGATGCGCGGGCGGTGGAACTGGGTTTGCAACTGGCTGGGGATAACCTGCAAGTGCTGCATGCCGGAGATGTTGCCGAACCCGCATTGCGTGCCTATCTGGGCATGGGGCTGGAGCAGATGCATGTGCTGGAGCAACCGGCGGGCGCCGATGCATTGCCGGCGCTGACCGCGTATCTACGTGATGCCGGTGCGCAGGTCGTGCTGACCGGTAGCCAGGCTGAAACCGGGGAAGGCTCGGGGATGCTGCCGTTTCTGCTGGCCGAAGGCCTGGGCTGGCCGCTGGTGGTGGGGTTGGCGCAGGTCGAGTCGATCAATGACGGTTCGGCGCTGGTGCTGCAAGCGCTACCGCGTGGCCAGCGGCGTCGGTTGAAGGTGAAGTTGCCGTTTCTGGCTACTGTGGATAACGCAGCACCGAAGCCGAGACAGAGTGCGTATGGGCCTGCGCGTCGCGGTGTGTTGAATGCTGAAGATGTGCAAGTGCTGGACGATGAGTTGCTGGCAGTCGCCACGCTGCAGCCGGCCAAGCCTCGGCCGAAACGCTTGAAAGTGATCAAGGCCAAGAGTGGCGCTGATCGGATGAAAGCGGCTACGGCCAAGGCCAGTGGCGGTGGGGGGCAAGTACTCAAAGGCGTCACGGCGCAAGCCGGCGCCGAAGCCATCCTTAAACTGCTGATCGAAGAAGGCGTTGTCCGCTGA
- a CDS encoding electron transfer flavoprotein subunit alpha/FixB family protein gives MSDIIRRDPRAEWIARNRLHPLHAAMQPAQHSWMGPNGVIRKNLHGIGFIGPNGIKRIDRSGAQQGGAVKRSATVEVQLPLHQVPAPAFYISVVPDMVGGRLSSHDRDLLGLAHQLAGKDGAVLAVVFGEHKENAFATAGVDRLLVLEGEEFSGYAPEQRVQGLRAVDNQFNPRHWLLPDSRSGGGELGRRFAAALGERPATRVWQVKDQECIGRAGAGLQDLARPVARLILASAECAEPVSETRHEALAVELSTSVARSLSRIEDLGAVAVDPAAIPMAEAEFIFSGGNGVKDWALFHHTAAALGATEGASRVAVDDGFMARDRQVGASGTWVTARVYVAVGISGAIQHLQGIGACDKVVAINLDPGCDMIKRADLSVIGESAEILQALIAAVEAYRNDAKRDAA, from the coding sequence ATGAGCGACATTATCCGCCGCGACCCGCGCGCCGAATGGATCGCACGCAACCGTCTGCACCCGCTGCACGCGGCCATGCAACCGGCGCAGCACAGCTGGATGGGTCCTAACGGGGTCATCCGCAAGAATCTGCATGGCATTGGTTTTATCGGCCCCAACGGCATCAAACGGATCGACCGCAGCGGCGCGCAGCAGGGCGGGGCGGTCAAACGCTCGGCCACGGTTGAAGTGCAATTGCCGCTGCATCAAGTGCCGGCCCCGGCGTTCTACATCAGCGTGGTGCCGGACATGGTCGGCGGCCGCCTGAGCAGCCACGACCGCGATTTGCTCGGCCTCGCCCATCAACTTGCCGGCAAGGACGGCGCGGTGTTGGCCGTGGTCTTCGGCGAGCACAAGGAAAACGCCTTCGCCACCGCAGGCGTCGATCGCTTGCTGGTGCTGGAGGGCGAAGAATTCAGCGGTTATGCACCGGAGCAACGCGTGCAAGGTTTGCGCGCTGTGGATAACCAGTTCAACCCGCGTCACTGGCTGCTGCCGGACAGCCGCAGCGGTGGCGGTGAACTGGGTCGACGCTTTGCTGCGGCGTTGGGCGAACGCCCGGCCACGCGGGTTTGGCAGGTCAAGGATCAGGAGTGCATCGGCCGCGCCGGTGCGGGCCTGCAAGACCTCGCGCGTCCCGTTGCCCGCTTGATCCTGGCCTCGGCGGAGTGTGCCGAGCCGGTCAGTGAAACCCGTCACGAAGCGCTGGCCGTGGAGTTATCCACAAGTGTCGCGCGCAGTCTGTCGCGCATTGAAGATCTCGGCGCGGTGGCAGTCGATCCGGCAGCGATTCCGATGGCCGAGGCCGAATTCATTTTCTCCGGCGGCAACGGGGTCAAGGACTGGGCGCTGTTCCACCACACCGCGGCCGCATTGGGCGCCACCGAAGGTGCCTCGCGAGTGGCGGTGGACGACGGCTTCATGGCTCGCGACCGGCAGGTCGGCGCGTCCGGCACCTGGGTCACCGCGCGGGTGTATGTTGCCGTGGGGATTTCCGGGGCGATCCAGCATCTGCAAGGCATTGGTGCCTGCGACAAGGTGGTGGCGATCAACCTTGATCCGGGTTGCGACATGATCAAACGCGCCGACCTGTCGGTGATTGGCGAGAGCGCGGAGATTCTTCAGGCCTTGATCGCGGCGGTAGAGGCTTACCGCAACGACGCCAAGCGCGATGCGGCTTAA
- the dgcB gene encoding dimethylglycine demethylation protein DgcB, whose amino-acid sequence MLNTLLPILLFAALGLGVLGALRRVAMWRRGRASKVDLIGGLLAMPKRYMVDLHHVVARDKYIANTHVATAGGAVASIVLAILVHGFGLHNRILGYALLLMTAVMFVGAIFVYLRRRNPPARLSKGPWMRLPKSLLAFSASFFLVTLPVAGILPENFGGWILAVILGVGVLWGVSELFFGMTWGGPMKHAFAGALHLAWHRRAERFGGGRSTGLKPLDLNDPSAPLGVEKPKDFTWNQLLGFDACVQCGKCEAACPAFAAGQPLNPKKLIQDMVVGLAGGTDANFAGSPYPGKPIGEHSGNPHQPIVNGLVDAETLWSCTTCRACVEECPMMIEHVDAIVDMRRHLTLEKGATPNKGAEVLENLIATDNPGGFAPGGRMNWAADLNLNLLSEKKSTDVLFWVGDGAFDMRNQRTLRAFVKVLKAAKIDFAVLGLEERDSGDVARRLGDEATFQLLAKRNIQTLAKYSFNRIVTCDPHSFHVLKNEYGAFDGNYLVQHHSTYMAEIIQAGALNLGQHKGNSVTYHDPCYLGRYNGEYEAPREVLRALGIEVKEMQRSGFRSRCCGGGGGAPITDIPGKQRIPDMRMDDIRETGAELVAVGCPQCTAMLEGVVEPRPLIKDIAELVADALLEDAAPSKPTTPAKREPAEAH is encoded by the coding sequence ATGTTGAACACCCTTCTTCCAATCCTGTTGTTCGCAGCCCTGGGCCTTGGTGTCCTCGGCGCGTTGCGGCGGGTGGCCATGTGGCGTCGGGGCCGAGCCTCGAAGGTCGACCTGATCGGCGGTCTGCTCGCCATGCCCAAGCGTTACATGGTCGACTTGCACCATGTGGTGGCGCGGGATAAATACATCGCCAACACCCACGTGGCCACGGCCGGCGGTGCGGTGGCGTCGATTGTGCTGGCGATTCTGGTGCACGGTTTCGGCCTGCATAACCGCATCCTCGGTTACGCCTTGCTGCTGATGACGGCGGTGATGTTCGTCGGTGCGATCTTCGTTTACCTGCGTCGGCGCAACCCGCCGGCACGGTTGTCGAAAGGCCCGTGGATGCGCTTGCCGAAAAGCCTGCTGGCGTTCTCGGCGTCGTTCTTTCTGGTGACCTTGCCGGTGGCCGGGATCCTCCCGGAAAACTTCGGCGGCTGGATATTGGCGGTGATTCTCGGCGTCGGTGTGCTGTGGGGTGTGTCCGAGTTGTTCTTCGGTATGACTTGGGGCGGCCCGATGAAGCACGCCTTTGCCGGTGCCCTGCACCTGGCCTGGCACCGTCGCGCTGAACGCTTTGGCGGTGGCCGTTCCACTGGTTTGAAACCGCTGGATCTGAACGATCCATCCGCGCCGCTGGGCGTGGAAAAACCCAAGGATTTCACCTGGAACCAACTGCTCGGCTTCGACGCCTGCGTGCAGTGCGGCAAGTGCGAAGCGGCGTGCCCGGCCTTCGCTGCCGGCCAGCCGCTGAACCCGAAAAAGCTGATTCAGGACATGGTCGTCGGCCTCGCTGGCGGCACCGATGCCAACTTCGCCGGTAGCCCGTATCCTGGCAAACCCATCGGCGAGCATTCCGGCAATCCGCATCAACCAATCGTCAACGGTCTGGTCGATGCTGAAACCCTGTGGTCATGCACCACGTGCCGCGCCTGCGTCGAGGAGTGCCCGATGATGATCGAGCACGTCGACGCCATCGTCGACATGCGCCGTCACCTCACGCTGGAAAAAGGCGCGACGCCGAACAAGGGCGCCGAAGTCCTGGAAAACCTCATCGCCACCGACAACCCCGGCGGTTTCGCTCCGGGCGGGCGGATGAACTGGGCGGCGGATCTGAACCTCAATCTGCTCAGCGAGAAGAAATCCACCGACGTGCTGTTCTGGGTCGGTGACGGCGCTTTTGACATGCGCAACCAGCGCACCTTGCGGGCGTTCGTCAAAGTGCTGAAAGCAGCCAAAATCGATTTCGCGGTGTTGGGCCTGGAAGAGCGCGACAGCGGTGACGTGGCCCGTCGTCTGGGCGACGAAGCCACCTTCCAGTTGCTCGCCAAACGCAACATCCAGACCTTGGCCAAATACAGCTTCAACCGCATCGTCACCTGCGATCCGCACAGTTTCCATGTGCTGAAAAATGAATACGGCGCCTTCGATGGCAACTACCTGGTGCAGCATCACAGCACTTACATGGCGGAAATCATCCAGGCCGGCGCGCTCAACCTCGGTCAGCACAAAGGCAACAGCGTGACCTATCACGACCCGTGCTACCTCGGCCGCTACAACGGCGAGTACGAAGCACCGCGTGAAGTGCTGCGTGCGCTGGGTATCGAAGTGAAAGAGATGCAACGTTCGGGCTTCCGTTCGCGCTGCTGCGGCGGCGGTGGCGGCGCACCGATCACCGACATTCCGGGCAAACAGCGGATTCCCGACATGCGCATGGACGACATCCGCGAGACCGGTGCCGAGCTGGTGGCCGTGGGTTGTCCGCAGTGCACGGCGATGCTCGAAGGCGTGGTCGAACCGCGTCCGCTGATCAAGGACATCGCCGAACTGGTGGCCGACGCGCTGCTCGAAGACGCCGCGCCAAGCAAGCCGACCACGCCGGCCAAACGTGAACCCGCGGAGGCCCACTGA
- the dgcA gene encoding dimethylglycine demethylation protein DgcA has product MAFEAMFQPIQIGKLTIRNRVLSTAHAEVYATDGGMTTDRYVKYYEEKAKGGIGLAICGGSSSVAIDSPQGWWKSVNLADDRIIPHFQNLADAMHKHGAKIMIQITHMGRRSRWDGEHWPTLLSPSGIREPVHRATCKTIEPEEIWRVIGNYATAAARAKAGGLDGVELSAVHQHMIDQFWSPRVNKRTDEWGGSFENRMRFGLEVLKAVRKEVGDDFCVGIRLCGDEFHPDGLSHEDMKQIAKYYDDTGMIDFIGVVGSGCDTHNTLANVIPNMSYPPEPFLHLAAGIKEVVKAPVLHAQNIKDPNQATRILEGGYVDMVGMTRAHIADPHLIAKIKMGQVDQIKQCVGANYCIDRQYQGLDVLCIQNAATSREYMGVPHIIEKSTGVKRKVVVVGAGPAGMEAARVAAERGHDVTLFEKKEFIGGQITTASKAPQRDQIAGITRWFQLELARLKVDLRLGTAADAATILDLRPDVVVLAVGGHPFLEQNEHWGAAEGLVVSSWDVLDGKVAPGKNVLVYDTICEFTGMSVADFLADKGSQVEIVTDDIKPGVAIGGTSFPTYYRSMYPKEVIMTGDMMLEKVYREGDKLVAVLENEYTGAKEERVVDQVVVENGVRPDEELYYGLKDGSRNKGQIDIDALFAIKPQPSLSTTGDGYLLFRIGDCVAQRNTHAAIYDALRLCKDF; this is encoded by the coding sequence ATGGCTTTCGAAGCAATGTTCCAGCCGATCCAGATCGGCAAACTGACCATCCGCAACCGCGTGCTCAGTACCGCGCACGCCGAGGTCTATGCGACCGACGGCGGCATGACCACCGACCGCTACGTCAAATACTACGAAGAGAAAGCCAAGGGCGGCATCGGCCTGGCGATTTGCGGCGGCTCCTCCAGCGTGGCCATCGACAGCCCGCAAGGCTGGTGGAAATCGGTCAATCTGGCAGATGACCGGATCATCCCGCACTTCCAGAATCTGGCCGACGCCATGCACAAGCATGGCGCCAAGATCATGATCCAGATTACCCACATGGGCCGTCGATCACGCTGGGACGGCGAGCACTGGCCGACCCTGCTGTCGCCGTCGGGCATCCGTGAACCGGTACACCGTGCGACGTGCAAAACCATCGAGCCAGAAGAAATCTGGCGGGTGATCGGCAACTACGCCACCGCTGCGGCGCGAGCCAAGGCCGGTGGTCTGGACGGCGTTGAACTGTCTGCCGTGCACCAGCACATGATCGACCAGTTCTGGAGCCCGCGCGTCAACAAGCGTACCGATGAATGGGGCGGCAGCTTCGAGAACCGCATGCGTTTCGGCCTGGAAGTGCTCAAGGCTGTGCGCAAGGAAGTCGGCGACGATTTCTGCGTCGGCATCCGTCTGTGCGGTGACGAGTTCCACCCGGACGGCTTGTCCCACGAAGATATGAAGCAGATCGCCAAGTATTACGACGACACCGGCATGATCGACTTCATCGGCGTGGTCGGTTCGGGTTGCGACACCCACAACACCTTGGCCAACGTTATCCCCAACATGAGTTATCCACCGGAGCCGTTCCTGCACCTGGCCGCCGGTATCAAGGAAGTGGTGAAAGCGCCGGTGCTGCACGCGCAGAACATCAAGGACCCGAACCAGGCCACGCGCATTCTGGAAGGCGGTTACGTCGACATGGTCGGCATGACCCGCGCCCATATCGCCGACCCGCACCTGATCGCCAAGATCAAGATGGGCCAGGTCGATCAGATCAAACAGTGCGTCGGCGCCAACTATTGCATCGACCGCCAGTATCAAGGGCTGGATGTGCTGTGCATCCAGAACGCCGCGACCTCCCGTGAATACATGGGCGTGCCGCACATCATCGAGAAGTCCACGGGCGTCAAACGCAAAGTGGTGGTGGTCGGTGCCGGCCCGGCCGGGATGGAAGCCGCGCGTGTGGCCGCCGAACGAGGCCACGACGTGACCCTGTTCGAGAAAAAAGAATTCATCGGCGGGCAGATCACCACTGCGTCGAAAGCACCACAGCGCGACCAGATTGCCGGTATCACTCGCTGGTTCCAGCTGGAACTGGCGCGTTTGAAAGTCGATCTGCGTCTGGGCACGGCTGCCGACGCGGCGACCATCCTCGATCTGCGTCCGGACGTCGTCGTGCTGGCGGTGGGCGGGCATCCGTTCCTTGAGCAGAACGAACACTGGGGCGCCGCCGAAGGGCTGGTGGTCAGCAGCTGGGACGTGCTCGACGGCAAAGTCGCGCCGGGCAAGAACGTGCTGGTCTACGACACCATTTGCGAGTTCACCGGGATGTCGGTTGCCGACTTCCTCGCCGACAAGGGCAGCCAGGTCGAGATCGTCACCGACGACATCAAACCGGGCGTAGCCATCGGCGGTACGTCGTTCCCGACCTACTACCGCAGCATGTACCCGAAAGAAGTGATCATGACCGGCGACATGATGCTGGAGAAGGTCTACCGCGAAGGCGACAAGCTCGTGGCGGTGCTGGAGAACGAATACACCGGCGCCAAAGAGGAGCGGGTGGTCGATCAAGTGGTGGTGGAGAACGGCGTGCGCCCGGACGAAGAGCTGTATTACGGGCTCAAGGACGGTTCGCGCAACAAGGGCCAGATCGACATCGACGCCCTGTTCGCGATCAAGCCGCAGCCCTCGCTGAGCACCACGGGTGACGGCTACTTGCTGTTCCGCATTGGCGATTGCGTGGCGCAGCGCAACACACACGCCGCGATCTACGACGCACTGCGGTTGTGCAAGGATTTCTGA
- a CDS encoding DUF5943 domain-containing protein, whose product MAKIAPQLPIEVDSETGVWTSDALPMLYVPRHFFVNNHMGIEEVLGAEAYAEILYKAGYKSAWHWCEKEAECHGLEGVAVFEHYMKRLSQRGWGLFKIQDIDLDKGTASVKLEHSAFVYVYGKVGRKVDYMFTGWFAGAMDQILEARGSKIRTVAEQVYGGSEEGHDDGLFTVKPL is encoded by the coding sequence ATGGCCAAGATCGCCCCGCAATTGCCAATCGAAGTCGACAGCGAGACCGGTGTCTGGACCTCCGACGCCCTGCCGATGCTGTACGTGCCGCGCCACTTTTTCGTCAACAACCACATGGGCATCGAGGAAGTACTGGGCGCCGAAGCGTACGCCGAGATCCTCTACAAGGCCGGCTACAAATCCGCCTGGCACTGGTGTGAAAAAGAAGCTGAATGTCACGGTCTGGAAGGCGTCGCGGTGTTCGAGCACTACATGAAGCGCCTGTCGCAGCGTGGTTGGGGCCTGTTCAAGATTCAGGACATCGACCTCGACAAAGGCACCGCCAGCGTCAAGCTCGAACACTCGGCGTTCGTCTACGTCTACGGCAAGGTCGGGCGCAAGGTCGATTACATGTTCACCGGTTGGTTTGCCGGGGCCATGGATCAGATTCTTGAGGCGCGCGGCAGCAAGATTCGCACGGTTGCCGAGCAAGTCTACGGTGGCTCCGAAGAAGGCCACGACGACGGCCTGTTCACCGTCAAGCCGTTGTAA
- a CDS encoding dipeptidase, giving the protein MSPAELHADSIVIDGLIIAKWNRELFEDMRKGGLTAANCTVSVWEGFQATVNNIAASQKLIRENSDLVMPVRTTADIRKAKELGKTGILFGFQNAHAFEDQIGYVEVFKQLGVGIVQMCYNTQNLVGTGCYERDGGLSGFGREIVAEMNRVGVMCDLSHVGSKTSEEVILESKKPVCYSHCLPSGLKEHPRNKSDEELKFIADHGGFVGVTMFAPFLAKGIDSTIDDYAEAIEYVMNIVGEDSIGIGTDFTQGHGQDFFEYLTHDKGYARRLTSFGKIINPLGIRTVGEFPNLTETLLKRGHSERVVRKIMGENWVNVLKDVWGE; this is encoded by the coding sequence ATGAGCCCAGCCGAATTACACGCCGACAGCATCGTTATCGACGGTCTGATCATTGCCAAATGGAACCGCGAGCTGTTCGAAGACATGCGCAAGGGCGGTCTGACGGCGGCCAACTGCACTGTGTCGGTGTGGGAAGGCTTTCAGGCGACCGTGAACAACATCGCTGCCAGCCAGAAGCTGATCCGCGAAAACAGCGACCTGGTAATGCCCGTGCGCACCACCGCCGACATCCGCAAAGCCAAGGAGCTGGGCAAGACCGGCATCCTGTTCGGCTTCCAGAACGCCCACGCGTTTGAAGACCAGATCGGCTATGTCGAGGTGTTCAAGCAGCTTGGCGTCGGCATCGTGCAGATGTGCTACAACACCCAGAACCTGGTCGGCACCGGTTGCTACGAGCGTGACGGCGGCCTGTCGGGTTTCGGTCGCGAAATCGTCGCCGAGATGAACCGCGTCGGCGTCATGTGCGACCTGTCCCACGTCGGTTCCAAGACTTCAGAAGAAGTCATCCTCGAATCGAAAAAACCGGTCTGCTATTCCCACTGCCTGCCGTCGGGTCTTAAAGAGCACCCGCGCAACAAGTCCGATGAAGAACTCAAGTTCATTGCCGACCACGGCGGTTTTGTTGGCGTGACCATGTTTGCGCCGTTCCTCGCCAAGGGCATCGATTCGACCATCGACGACTACGCCGAAGCCATTGAGTACGTGATGAACATCGTTGGCGAAGATTCCATCGGCATCGGCACCGACTTCACCCAGGGCCATGGCCAGGATTTCTTCGAATACCTGACCCACGACAAGGGCTACGCCCGCCGTCTGACCAGCTTCGGCAAGATCATCAACCCGCTGGGCATCCGCACCGTCGGCGAATTCCCGAACCTGACCGAAACCCTGCTCAAGCGCGGCCATTCCGAGCGCGTGGTGCGCAAGATCATGGGCGAGAACTGGGTGAACGTCCTCAAGGACGTCTGGGGCGAATAA